A genomic window from Halorubrum lacusprofundi ATCC 49239 includes:
- a CDS encoding acyl-CoA dehydrogenase family protein produces the protein MTGARVGSSLTDEQEAIRDLVREFAAEEVRPGAGEADEAESFPEEVWDGLAELDLTGLTVPEEYGGFDADETTYAVVNEELAYGHLAVATALSVHCLATSCIAEFGSEAQRERWLPEMAAEGRPVGMFCLSEPHAGSNPAEMSTTAEYDPEADEYVLNGEKQWITNGQRGGVAIVFAKTDGDDERSITQFLVPADTEGFAVGKKEEKLGLRASDTTGISFDDCRIPAENRLTEEGKGLSAAFRTLTGGRIGIASQAVGLAQAAFDEAKAYAAEREQFGGPIDDIQTIQHTFAEMATDISAARLLVREACRQAEAGEDNRVAASKAKYRASETAMSVTNEAVQIHGGYGYTTDFDVERFYRDAKITEIYEGTTEIQKTIIARGVLGK, from the coding sequence ATGACTGGCGCACGCGTCGGCTCGTCGCTCACCGACGAACAGGAGGCGATTCGCGACCTCGTCCGCGAGTTCGCGGCCGAGGAGGTCCGGCCCGGGGCCGGCGAGGCCGACGAGGCCGAGTCGTTCCCGGAGGAGGTGTGGGACGGGCTCGCCGAACTCGACCTGACCGGGCTGACGGTCCCGGAGGAGTACGGCGGCTTCGACGCCGACGAGACGACCTACGCGGTCGTCAACGAGGAGCTCGCGTACGGCCACCTCGCGGTCGCGACCGCGCTCTCCGTCCACTGTCTCGCTACCTCCTGTATCGCCGAGTTCGGCAGCGAGGCCCAACGGGAACGCTGGCTCCCGGAGATGGCGGCCGAGGGGCGACCCGTCGGGATGTTCTGTCTCTCCGAGCCGCACGCCGGGTCGAACCCGGCGGAGATGTCGACGACCGCGGAGTACGACCCGGAAGCCGACGAGTACGTCCTCAACGGTGAGAAGCAGTGGATCACGAACGGGCAGCGGGGCGGCGTCGCGATCGTCTTCGCGAAGACCGACGGCGACGATGAGCGGTCGATCACCCAGTTCCTCGTCCCCGCCGACACCGAGGGGTTCGCAGTCGGCAAGAAGGAGGAGAAGCTCGGTCTGCGCGCCTCGGACACGACCGGCATCTCCTTCGACGACTGTCGGATCCCGGCCGAAAACCGGCTCACTGAGGAGGGGAAGGGGCTCTCGGCCGCCTTCCGGACGCTCACCGGCGGCCGGATCGGAATCGCGTCGCAGGCGGTCGGACTCGCGCAGGCGGCCTTCGACGAGGCGAAGGCGTACGCCGCGGAGCGCGAGCAGTTCGGCGGGCCGATCGACGACATCCAGACGATCCAGCACACGTTCGCGGAGATGGCGACTGACATCTCGGCGGCCCGCCTGCTCGTCCGCGAGGCGTGTCGGCAGGCGGAGGCGGGAGAGGACAACCGCGTCGCGGCCTCGAAGGCGAAGTACCGAGCCAGCGAAACCGCGATGTCGGTGACCAACGAGGCCGTCCAGATCCACGGCGGCTACGGCTACACGACCGATTTCGACGTCGAGCGGTTCTACCGGGACGCGAAGATCACGGAGATCTACGAGGGGACGACGGAGATTCAAAAGACGATCATCGCTCGGGGGGTGTTGGGCAAATGA
- a CDS encoding DUF460 domain-containing protein, with protein sequence MTTRTIRARDRPVFGVDVHSGDVRGDDPSYALVILDPVDDDDPDAPDTDEPMARVTRDVVSFRKLCRLIDDRKPLYVATDNAYELAANKNDLVGFLRSLPDGTRLVQVTGAERPEPLSRVASRHGIPYGKEPMKEAEASARLAAANVGHEVTAFTDETQVKVSRGRSTGKGGWSQDRYTRRIHGNVRKRTRQVQSKLKEANLDFERDVTEKYGGYANATFAVEARPEDIPVSNSRAGDVRVEVERERRDGIEYEPLVKRRDRVIVGIDPGTTTAAAVVGLDGTVHALYSSRTSDTADVTEWIIEQGRPIIVAADVEPMPETVEKFRRSFDAAGWRPTTDLPVDEKLHRTRETNYDNDHERDALAAALYAYDDHEDQFERIAAKTPPRLDREAVIAGVVAGGSSVEAVIEGLSEDDGSGGGDGGGDGGAEETDPTEPERTEEEETIRRLRERVGRLESHAESLEADLTERDERIAELEGELEEARREERIEARSRRAVSRLERETDRLQRERDEARERADELEGKVETLKELWRLDHSNFGDVAADQGLASVKVVEQFTLDALEAADEAYGLVAGDVVYLRDASGAGRRTAERLAETEPRAVIRDGNLSEVADQVLFDHNVPVLPADAVPVREVDELAVASEEAVAAAVDDWERRAERRRKDEKQEHLDRIISEHRAGRTLPETEE encoded by the coding sequence GTGACAACCCGGACCATCCGCGCCCGCGACCGGCCGGTGTTCGGCGTCGACGTCCACAGCGGCGACGTCCGCGGCGACGACCCCTCCTACGCCCTCGTGATCTTGGATCCCGTCGACGACGACGATCCGGACGCGCCCGACACGGACGAGCCGATGGCGCGGGTGACCCGCGACGTGGTGTCGTTCCGGAAGCTCTGCCGATTGATCGACGACCGCAAACCGCTGTACGTCGCCACCGACAACGCCTACGAGCTGGCGGCGAACAAAAACGATCTCGTGGGCTTCCTCCGATCGCTTCCCGACGGCACGCGGCTGGTGCAGGTGACCGGCGCGGAGCGCCCGGAGCCGCTCTCGCGGGTCGCCTCCAGACACGGGATCCCGTACGGGAAAGAGCCGATGAAGGAGGCTGAGGCGTCGGCCCGGCTCGCGGCCGCCAACGTCGGCCACGAGGTGACCGCCTTCACCGACGAGACGCAGGTGAAGGTGTCCCGCGGGCGCTCGACCGGGAAGGGCGGCTGGAGTCAGGACCGCTACACCCGGCGGATCCACGGGAACGTCCGGAAGCGGACCCGACAGGTCCAGTCGAAGCTGAAGGAGGCGAACCTCGACTTCGAGCGCGACGTGACCGAGAAGTACGGCGGCTACGCGAACGCGACGTTCGCGGTCGAAGCGCGCCCGGAGGACATCCCGGTGTCGAACTCGCGGGCGGGCGACGTGCGCGTCGAGGTCGAGCGCGAGCGCCGCGACGGGATCGAGTACGAGCCGCTCGTGAAGCGACGCGACCGGGTGATCGTCGGGATCGATCCGGGGACGACCACCGCGGCCGCCGTGGTCGGGCTCGACGGCACCGTCCACGCCCTCTACTCTTCGCGAACGTCCGACACGGCCGACGTGACGGAGTGGATCATCGAGCAGGGCCGCCCGATCATCGTCGCCGCCGACGTGGAGCCGATGCCGGAGACCGTCGAGAAGTTCCGGCGTTCGTTCGACGCCGCGGGCTGGCGACCGACCACGGACCTGCCCGTCGACGAGAAACTCCATCGGACCCGCGAGACCAACTACGACAACGATCACGAGCGCGACGCGCTGGCGGCCGCGCTGTACGCCTACGACGACCACGAGGACCAGTTCGAGCGCATCGCGGCGAAGACCCCGCCTCGGCTCGACCGCGAGGCGGTGATCGCGGGCGTCGTCGCGGGCGGGTCATCCGTCGAGGCCGTCATCGAGGGGCTGAGCGAGGACGACGGGAGCGGCGGTGGTGACGGGGGTGGCGACGGCGGCGCGGAGGAGACGGACCCCACCGAGCCCGAGCGCACCGAAGAGGAGGAGACGATCCGGCGGCTCCGCGAGCGCGTCGGCCGGCTGGAGTCGCACGCGGAGTCGCTGGAAGCGGACCTCACAGAGCGCGACGAGCGGATCGCGGAGCTAGAGGGCGAACTGGAGGAGGCGAGGCGGGAAGAGCGGATCGAGGCGCGGAGCCGGCGGGCGGTGTCGCGGCTCGAACGCGAGACGGACCGGCTGCAGCGCGAGCGCGACGAGGCCAGAGAGCGGGCGGACGAATTAGAGGGGAAAGTGGAGACGCTGAAAGAGCTGTGGCGGCTCGATCACTCCAACTTCGGGGACGTGGCCGCGGATCAGGGGCTCGCGAGCGTGAAAGTCGTCGAGCAGTTCACGCTCGACGCGCTGGAGGCCGCAGATGAAGCGTATGGCCTCGTCGCCGGCGACGTGGTGTACCTTCGGGACGCTTCCGGAGCGGGACGGCGGACCGCAGAGCGACTGGCGGAGACGGAACCGCGGGCAGTGATCCGCGACGGGAACCTCTCGGAGGTGGCCGACCAGGTGCTCTTCGACCACAACGTGCCGGTCCTCCCGGCCGACGCGGTCCCGGTGCGCGAGGTCGACGAACTGGCGGTTGCGAGCGAGGAGGCCGTGGCGGCCGCCGTCGACGACTGGGAGCGACGAGCCGAACGCCGGCGAAAGGACGAGAAACAGGAGCACCTCGACCGGATCATCTCGGAGCATCGAGCGGGGCGGACGCTACCGGAGACCGAAGAGTAG
- the panB gene encoding 3-methyl-2-oxobutanoate hydroxymethyltransferase: MTTTRGLRDSDEPITMLTAYDAPTAAVVDEAGIDIVLVGDSMGNAALGYDSTLPVTFEEVASRTAAVARATEDALVVADMPFLSFGVDEAESVRNAGRLLKEADADAVKIESGPHTVEMTRRMTDIGIPVMAHLGLTPQHVNRLGGYTRQGTDQAAAEEIIDLAGEHVEAGAFALVLEHVPANLAGAVTEALEIPTIGIGAGSDCDGQVLVINDVVGLGEWSPPFARQFGDVRGEMLDAVEAYKEAVTGGEFPAEEHSHVEEDLDDLY, translated from the coding sequence ATGACCACGACGCGGGGACTCCGGGATAGCGACGAGCCGATCACGATGCTGACCGCCTACGACGCCCCGACAGCGGCGGTCGTCGACGAGGCCGGGATCGACATCGTCCTCGTCGGCGACAGCATGGGCAACGCCGCCTTGGGCTACGACTCGACGCTACCCGTAACGTTCGAGGAGGTCGCGAGCCGGACCGCGGCGGTCGCCCGCGCGACCGAGGACGCGCTGGTCGTCGCCGACATGCCCTTCCTCTCGTTCGGCGTCGACGAGGCGGAGTCGGTGCGCAACGCGGGGCGACTCTTAAAGGAAGCCGACGCCGACGCGGTGAAGATCGAGAGCGGTCCGCACACCGTCGAGATGACGCGGCGGATGACCGACATCGGGATCCCGGTGATGGCGCATCTCGGGCTGACGCCCCAACACGTCAACCGACTCGGCGGGTACACCCGACAGGGAACCGATCAGGCCGCCGCCGAGGAGATCATCGACCTCGCCGGCGAGCACGTCGAGGCCGGCGCGTTCGCGCTCGTGTTGGAGCACGTCCCCGCGAACCTCGCGGGCGCGGTGACGGAGGCGCTGGAGATTCCGACGATCGGTATCGGCGCCGGCTCGGACTGTGACGGACAGGTGCTCGTGATCAACGACGTCGTCGGTCTGGGGGAGTGGTCGCCACCCTTTGCCCGGCAGTTCGGCGACGTGCGCGGCGAGATGCTCGACGCCGTCGAGGCGTACAAGGAGGCGGTGACGGGCGGCGAGTTCCCGGCCGAGGAACACTCGCACGTCGAGGAGGACCTCGACGACCTGTACTGA
- a CDS encoding AIR synthase family protein: MTGKLGPDALAEVLAATGADDAAVDMGPAYGEDAAAIDLAGTESTLVVAADPLSLAADAVGELAVHVACNDVAASGADPRWLTHTLFLPDDDATRRRTVTQQVDATARDLGVAIVGGHTEVLPSLERPLCSMTALGTTDRFVSSGGAEPGDRLLLTKGAGIEATAILATDFREACAEAGVSAATLDAAAGFLDEVSVVPDAAAVRDAATAMHDPTEGGLLTALVETASASGTVLSVERDRVPVRPETRACCDALGVDPLATFGSGALLAAVPPERVDAVTDALAAAGIDVGEIGEVRAVDDSEGSDDGHLLLDGDRIDEAPRDELYPFWE; this comes from the coding sequence ATGACCGGCAAGCTCGGTCCCGATGCGCTCGCAGAGGTGCTCGCGGCGACCGGCGCCGACGATGCCGCGGTCGACATGGGGCCCGCCTACGGCGAGGACGCGGCCGCGATCGACTTAGCGGGCACAGAGTCCACCCTCGTCGTCGCCGCGGATCCGCTGTCGCTGGCGGCGGACGCGGTCGGAGAGCTAGCGGTCCACGTCGCCTGCAACGACGTGGCCGCGAGCGGCGCGGACCCGCGGTGGCTCACCCACACGCTCTTTCTCCCCGACGACGACGCGACACGCCGGCGGACAGTCACGCAACAGGTCGACGCGACCGCCCGCGACCTGGGCGTCGCGATCGTCGGCGGTCACACAGAGGTGTTGCCGTCGCTGGAGCGCCCGCTCTGCTCGATGACGGCACTCGGCACCACGGACCGATTCGTGTCGAGCGGCGGAGCCGAGCCGGGCGACCGGCTCCTGCTCACGAAGGGCGCCGGCATCGAGGCGACCGCGATCCTCGCGACCGACTTCCGCGAGGCGTGCGCCGAAGCGGGCGTGTCGGCCGCGACGCTCGACGCGGCCGCGGGCTTCCTCGACGAAGTGAGCGTCGTCCCCGACGCGGCCGCCGTGCGCGACGCCGCGACCGCCATGCACGATCCCACCGAGGGCGGCCTGCTGACCGCGCTGGTCGAGACCGCGAGCGCGAGCGGGACCGTCCTGTCCGTGGAGCGCGACCGGGTCCCGGTTCGACCCGAAACGCGGGCCTGCTGTGACGCGCTCGGCGTCGACCCGCTGGCGACGTTCGGCTCCGGCGCGCTGCTGGCGGCGGTTCCCCCTGAGCGAGTCGACGCGGTGACTGACGCGCTGGCGGCCGCCGGAATCGATGTCGGCGAGATCGGAGAGGTGCGGGCGGTAGACGACAGCGAGGGTTCCGACGACGGACACCTCCTCCTCGACGGCGACCGGATCGACGAAGCGCCGCGCGACGAGCTGTACCCGTTCTGGGAGTAG
- a CDS encoding HAD family hydrolase has translation MTADDGRTVETGGDAPKSAAGTVPSVDRPIDLAAYDAVVYDLDGTLVELAVDWGAVAESVLEVYAEHAMIPPTDELWGLLEAAGDYGIRDPVEEAIAVHERSGARESVLLPLGGRLIESVEDGRESPPAGVCSLNCEEACRVAVETHGLGDALDPDAIVGRDTVDTHKPDPESVLAAVERLGADPARALFVGDSRRDAVAAKRAGVPFAWAADLIDR, from the coding sequence ATGACGGCGGACGACGGGCGAACGGTCGAGACAGGCGGAGACGCCCCCAAAAGCGCCGCCGGTACCGTCCCGAGCGTCGACCGACCGATCGACCTCGCCGCGTACGACGCCGTCGTCTACGATCTGGACGGCACCCTCGTCGAGCTCGCGGTCGACTGGGGCGCGGTCGCGGAGTCGGTCCTCGAGGTGTACGCCGAGCACGCGATGATACCCCCGACCGACGAGCTGTGGGGTCTGCTCGAAGCCGCCGGGGACTACGGGATCCGCGACCCGGTCGAGGAGGCCATCGCGGTTCACGAGCGGTCCGGCGCGCGCGAATCGGTGTTGCTCCCGCTCGGTGGGCGGCTGATCGAGAGCGTCGAAGACGGTCGAGAGAGCCCCCCTGCGGGCGTCTGTTCCCTCAACTGCGAAGAGGCCTGCCGGGTCGCCGTAGAAACCCACGGGCTCGGCGACGCGCTCGACCCGGACGCGATCGTCGGGCGCGACACGGTCGACACGCACAAGCCGGACCCGGAGTCAGTGCTCGCGGCGGTCGAGCGGCTCGGCGCCGACCCGGCGCGAGCGTTGTTCGTCGGCGACTCGCGACGCGACGCCGTGGCGGCGAAACGCGCGGGCGTCCCGTTCGCGTGGGCGGCGGATCTGATCGATCGGTAA
- a CDS encoding alanyl-tRNA editing protein, translating into MTASRAPAEPEVREFEATVESVDDRAIVLDETYFYAESGGQPADRGTIDGILLADVIERDGRVVHILDQDAETLPEAGETVSAVVDDAFRTYCTRAHTASHVLYGAARRTCDDLGYAGFDISATKVRVDLTTAEPLDDADLVELERLANRAVWDSLPVSWEALPEDEARAVDGIAFNTKTEEGAMSGSEAVRVVTVGERGGERDGEHGGENAPTWDVAACGGTHVRNTSEIGPISVLDRSNPGEGVTRVEFAVGPTAIDREAAVHAAALDAATALDAQIGDLPDAVDRLRERADRLEADLQAATADLLAARLREFPVNNVDADGDDGATWAVGTVDDADPNDLREPAQRVLAEADAPDAIAAVGTGDSPFVVAAVAEEAVGGGDDDNAPNAGAVVDAVTDEFGGGGGGGPTFAQGGGLDADPDAVVAWLRDR; encoded by the coding sequence ATGACTGCGTCACGCGCGCCGGCGGAACCCGAGGTGCGGGAGTTCGAGGCGACGGTCGAATCGGTCGACGACCGGGCGATCGTCCTCGACGAGACGTACTTCTACGCCGAGTCGGGCGGTCAGCCAGCGGATCGGGGAACGATCGACGGGATCCTCCTCGCAGACGTGATCGAGCGCGACGGCCGAGTCGTCCACATCCTCGACCAAGACGCCGAGACGCTTCCCGAGGCCGGCGAGACGGTCTCGGCGGTCGTCGACGACGCGTTCCGGACCTACTGCACCCGCGCGCACACCGCCTCACACGTCCTGTACGGCGCGGCACGCCGGACCTGCGATGACCTCGGCTACGCCGGCTTCGACATCTCGGCGACGAAGGTTCGCGTCGACCTGACGACCGCGGAGCCGCTCGACGACGCGGACCTCGTCGAGTTAGAGCGGCTCGCCAACCGGGCCGTCTGGGACTCGCTCCCGGTGTCGTGGGAGGCGCTCCCCGAGGACGAGGCCCGCGCGGTCGACGGGATCGCGTTCAACACGAAGACCGAGGAGGGTGCCATGAGCGGCAGCGAGGCGGTTCGCGTCGTGACGGTCGGCGAGCGGGGCGGCGAGCGCGACGGGGAACACGGCGGAGAGAACGCGCCGACGTGGGACGTGGCCGCCTGCGGCGGGACCCACGTCCGGAACACGAGCGAGATCGGCCCGATATCCGTGCTCGACCGGTCGAACCCCGGCGAGGGCGTGACCCGCGTGGAGTTCGCGGTGGGGCCGACAGCGATCGACCGCGAGGCCGCGGTCCACGCGGCAGCGCTCGACGCGGCGACGGCCCTCGACGCGCAGATCGGGGACCTCCCGGACGCGGTCGACCGGCTCCGAGAGCGAGCCGACCGGCTCGAAGCCGATCTGCAGGCCGCCACGGCCGACCTGCTCGCCGCGCGCCTGCGCGAGTTCCCGGTCAACAACGTCGACGCCGACGGCGACGATGGCGCGACGTGGGCGGTCGGAACGGTCGACGACGCGGACCCGAACGACCTGCGCGAGCCGGCCCAGCGCGTCCTCGCGGAGGCGGACGCCCCCGACGCGATTGCGGCGGTCGGGACCGGCGACTCGCCGTTCGTAGTCGCCGCGGTCGCGGAGGAGGCGGTCGGTGGGGGAGATGACGACAACGCACCCAATGCCGGCGCAGTCGTGGACGCCGTCACCGACGAGTTCGGCGGCGGAGGCGGCGGCGGCCCGACGTTCGCACAGGGCGGCGGGCTCGACGCCGACCCGGACGCCGTCGTCGCGTGGCTCCGCGACCGATGA
- a CDS encoding DUF5822 domain-containing protein, translating to MQPVERAEYEGIDYAWVMQTTFVVTILVGAPVVAVLSVFVTLDSWPARAAFAVRVGAPIWFATAVAVAVYARRTDAGDGGVAEADDDPDAADDPGGAEKVDEDAGDA from the coding sequence GTGCAACCTGTCGAGCGGGCCGAGTACGAGGGAATCGACTACGCTTGGGTGATGCAGACGACGTTCGTCGTCACCATCCTCGTGGGCGCGCCGGTCGTCGCCGTCCTCTCCGTGTTCGTCACCCTCGACTCGTGGCCGGCCCGCGCGGCCTTCGCCGTCCGGGTCGGCGCTCCGATCTGGTTCGCCACCGCCGTCGCCGTCGCGGTCTACGCGCGACGTACCGACGCCGGCGACGGTGGGGTGGCGGAGGCGGACGACGATCCCGATGCCGCCGACGACCCTGGAGGCGCTGAGAAGGTCGACGAGGACGCCGGAGACGCCTGA